In Cryptococcus gattii WM276 chromosome N, complete sequence, a single window of DNA contains:
- a CDS encoding Alpha-enolase (2-phospho-D-glycerate hydro-lyase) (Phosphopyruvate hydratase), putative (Similar to TIGR gene model, INSD accession AAW43741.1) produces MSFQSVKASQIFDSRGNPTVEVVVLTPHGRFVAGVPSGASTGSHEAVELRDKGDPYGGKGVSKAIKAVNETLGPALVQSNIKASEQAKIDQLLIQLDGTDNKSKYGSNAILGISMAAARAGAAEKGLELFEHLADLAFPQRDKGRPYVLPVPCTNQLNGGVHAGNQLAPQEFMILPTGATSFEEAMQIATECYHSLKSVITKKFGLAGTGIGDEGGFAPPVDSIDQAMDLLVEACAKAGHSNNVHFAIDPASSEFFKDGVYDLDFKSTDQVENHRRLSPDQMISLYNDLISKYPFKLLEDPFAEDDWDSWTKFMEKINGKVEVVGDDLLCTQVSRVKMAKKASACDGLLLKINQCGTISEAIEAAQVAYSYGWSVFVSHRSGETIDDFIADIVVGLQTGHIKSGAPCRGERLAKYNRLLQIERLLKERGHPVRYAGADFRRAATW; encoded by the exons ATGTCTTTTCAATCTGTCAAAGCTTCTCAGATCTTCGATTCTCGAGGCAACCCAACAGTTGAGGTGGTGGTTCTAACTCCTCACG GTCGATTCGTAGCTGGAGTTCCCTCAGGTGCTTCGACCGGAAGCCACGAAGCAGTTGAGCTCCGTGATAAAGGAGATCCTTACGGCGGCAAAG GCGTCTCGAAAGCTATTAAGGCCGTAAACGAAACTTTGGGACCAGCTTTAGTTCAGTCCAACATCAAGGCTTCTGAGCAGGCTAAAATCGATCAATTGCTGATCCAGCTTGACGGTACCGACAACAAGAGCAAATATGGTTCGAACGCGATCCTAGGCATTTCCATGGCTGCTGCACGAGCAGGCGCGGCTGAAAAG GGCTTGGAATTATTTGAACACTTGGCCGACCTGGCCTTCCCACAACGTGACAAAGGTAGACCCTACGTCCTGCCTGTTCCTTGCACCAATCAGCTCAATGGTGGTGTACATGCAGGAAACCAGCTTGCTCCACAAG AGTTCATGATACTTCCGACCGGGGCTACTTCATTTGAGGAGGCGATGCAAATTGCGACCGAATGCTACCATTCGTTAAAATCGGTAATCACTAAGAAATTTGGCCTTGCAG GGACCGGTATCGGTGACGAGGGAGGCTTTGCGCCCCCGGTTGATTCGATCGACCAAGCTATGGATCTCTTGGTCGAGGCATGTGCCAAAGCTGGTCACTCGAACAATGTCCACTTTGCCATTGACCCAGCCTCCTCAGAGTTCTTTAAAGATGGTGTATACGACCTGGACTTCAAGTCTACTGATCAAGTTGAAAACCATCGACGCCTATCTCCGGACCAGATGATAAGTCTGTACAATGATCTTATCTCGAAATATCCGTTTAAACTCCTGGAAGACCCGTTTGCCGAAGATGATTGGGATAGCTGGACAAAGTTTATGGAAAAGATAAATGGAAAAGTTGAGGTGGTAGGAGATGACCTTTTGTGCACTCAAGTCAGCAGGGTAAAAATGGCCAAGAAAGCATCAGCGTGTGACGGCCTTCTTCTAAAG ATCAACCAGTGCGGTACTATTAGCGAAGCGATTGAAGC TGCCCAGGTAGCTTATAGTTATGGATGGTCTGTTTTCGTATCTCATCGTAGTGGTGAGACGATTGACGATTTCATTGCCG ATATCGTCGTAGGTCTGCAAACTGGACATATCAAGTCCGGGGCACCTTGTCGAGGCGAGAGGCTGGCAAAATATAATCGTCTGCTTCAAATTGAGCGGCTTCTCAAAGAGCGTGGCCATCCTGTTCGGTACGCAGGAGCGGATTTCAGGCGGGCGGCCACTTGGTAG
- a CDS encoding Hypothetical Protein (Similar to TIGR gene model, INSD accession AAW43770.1): MTPTHEQEETINSPSSSSPNLGVRGRGSGGDLQTDNVRSDTAQTRSPFPRQETNATLPPYASTTAVPVYISSDWQEACSVGRAKAYLLLLASFSKLIDQVRRTSSCISLEHSMNEVSRVQAANDSTPSPSDSEGPLLEEYRVALFVEMAVRRFGYWQERLLALKSTALPPLDVLLVWATYLGSPVWYHDDSVLGGTTHPESAFPDFPLELVIACIDPDTLDYQPVDPGEWKAATGTPFDPIVHFESSTSAAINCPRCRTKFSWPWISEGGKGYAQCLFVAKCPTTNCRLQIDKEAIGVERLARRIVDMYDRSNCQLATRILTGGQLNHPLDIPFKFLQISEEKSKGLCKHWQWRRSYAFAFLAEQLPRVDKREISRLLSAFVGAEEASIDLAPATLRHIGFIDTLRDLGWLNPSIWAARSEALYTARLRYTKFLDLARSPSLLLAPTLGIEIIWQTHLLASTTYRREMQMLVGRVVDRDEAIEESVLAEAFTEIAERWKTSFHAPYTTSGMLLPQQLPGIATKVTLKLRLRLRLRRPSLDRKIDYNNPIVYPIVDSALSLPCERNSVALIDDDKARVKRALRREDYELYRVAALQWADKGKVDPALAEGLRNLTPAFMTTTLEDAKCGPGGFPCSPSYLTISGNHISGKLISSTSSGIGIVGAGLWRRNDAELAKMQPSTSS, translated from the exons ATGACTCCCACGCACGAACAAGAAGAAACAATAAACTCACCCTCTTCGTCCTCCCCCAATCTCGGTGTaagaggaaggggaagtGGTGGGGATCTACAGACAGACAACGTCAGGTCTGATACGGCTCAGACAAGAAGTCCATTTCCTCGACAAGAGACCAATGCGACCTTGCCCCCTTACGCCAGTACGACCGCAGTCCCAGTCTACATCTCCAGTGACTGGCAAGAAGCATGCTCAGTGGGCCGTGCAAAAGCCTATTTGCTCTTACTTGCGTCCTTTTCTAAATTAATCGATCAAGTTCGCAGGACGAGCTCGTGCATTAGCCTGGAACACTCCATGAATGAAGTTTCCCGGGTACAAGCTGCAAACGACTCTACACCATCGCCGTCAGATAGTGAAGGACCGTTGCTTGAGGAATACAGAGTGGCTTTGTTTGTGGAAATGGCAGTTAGAAGGTTTGGCTACTGGCAGGAGCGGCTGCTAGCGCTGAAAAGTACAGCATTACCCCCTCTGGATGTCCTCTTAGTGTGGGCGACATATCTCGGTTCCCCTGTCTG GTATCACGATGACAGCGTTCTGGGGGGAACCACACATCCTGAATCTGCGTTCCCTGACTTTCCACTTGAATTAGTC ATTGCATGCATCGATCCTGACACTCTAGATTATCAACCGGTTGACCCTGGAGAGTGGAAAGCGGCTACTGGAACACCCTTCGATCCGATTGTTCACTTCGAATCATCAACCAGTGCTGCCATAAATTGTCCTCGGTGCCGAACAAAGTTTTCCTGGC CTTGGATCTCAGAGGGAGGGAAAGGATATGCACAATGCCTTTTTGTCGCCAAATGTCCCACAACAAACTGTCGACTACAAATTGACAAAGAGGCTATAGGAGTTGAACGCCTCGCACGTAGGATTGTGGATATGTATGATAGATCCAATTGTCAACTTGC CACTCGGATACTCACCGGTGGCCAGTTAAATCATCCGCTAGATATACCTTTCAAGTTCTTACAAATATCAGAAGAGAAGTCCAAAGGATTATGCAAACACTGGCAATGGCGTCGGTCGTACGCATTTGCATTCTTAGCGGAACAGTTACCTCGCGTGGACAAGAGAGAAATCAGTAGATTGTTGAGTGCGTTTGTGGGAGCTGAGGAAGCGAGCATTGATCTTGCACCCGCG ACCTTGCGTCATATCGGTTTCATTGATACGCTTAGGGATCTCGGATGGCTGAATCCTTCAATTTGGGCTGCTAGGTCAGAGGCTTTGTATACGGCGAGGTTGCGTTACACCAA ATTTTTGGATCTCGCTCGATCTCCCAGTCTGTTACTTGCCCCGACACTCGGTATCGAGATCATCTGGCAAACCCATTTGCTGGCCTCCACTACCTACCG TCGAGAAATGCAAATGCTTGTCGGTCGCGTTGTTGATCGCGATGAAGCCATAGAAGAGTCTGTGTTGGCGGAAGCCTTTACAGAAATCGCTGAAAGATGGAAG ACCTCTTTCCATGCGCCGTATACCACATCCGGAATGCTCTTACCTCAACAGCTACCAGGCATTGCGACAAAAGTTACCTTGAAGCTACGTTTGCGGCTTCGCCTCCGGCGACCATCGCTCGACAGGAAAATTGATTATAACAATCCCATCGTCTATCCAATTGTTGATTCTGCCCTCTCTTTACCTTGTGAAAGGAATTCAGTTGCTTTAATTGACGACGATAAGGCGCGTGTGAAGAGGGCGCTCAGAAGAGAAGATTACGAATTGTACAGAGTCGCAGCGCTTCAATGGGCTGATAAGGGCAAAGTTGACCCGGCATTGGCCGAAGGTCTGAGGAATCTCACACCAGCATTCATGACGACCACACTCGAGGATGCAAAATGCGGTCCTGGAGGGTTTCCTTGTTCTCCATCATATCTGACAATTTCGGGCAACCATATTAGCGGCAAACTTATTTCATCAACCTCAAGTGGCATCGGTATTGTAGG CGCAGGGTTGTGGAGACGGAACGATGCTGAGTTGGCCAAAATGCAACCATCAACATCGTCGTAA
- a CDS encoding RNA polymerase II transcription factor, putative (Similar to TIGR gene model, INSD accession AAW46998.1) gives MEDPYSPRIRTPHMNHLHPSHPAHRSHSPRTVSITMEDYIADDSDRGDGLDMGEMGMGSGFGEGDFGEGIGIDMDFAASALTPTLSQHSLSRPPTSHSLADAPSSGGLNTSTLSSSGGMSGTIPSMGYSAQQHQPRHPQAQRQHQHHAHQSQPQQHPQQPHPHPQSNQQSHLHAHHQAYSQPHTHSHTDHVQSMNPNSGIDMFQSETGLEDEEDEEDSRAKRRRPDPSQPFSASRAPSHSYSHSHSHDLDAENDNDNDLDASDKDEPQRRKIKIEYIPDKSRRHITFSKRKAGIMKKAYELSILTGTQVLLLVVSETGLVYTFTTNKLQPLVQKSEGKNLIQACLNAPDGFGPDGEPVGPMSATKSKNGGLAIRPHKLPAGASAAMAKSQALSAEQNAAQIQAHAQAQAQAAHAQAQAQAQAQAQVQAQVQMQVSAAAQAQANAQVQAHAAAQAAQAQRQQAQRQSHVQDQNSPPNLNQAELSRREQQLKSLSALGISATPPTTLSTLPPSSNSISSIPSLPGSGSMGSVTHASSMASSGKGGMGRTPTPTQLYTPTMGHGSLAQGISTPATPHANNNMAANSNKNNPANANHSVSVSSPVNRPKKRLPSRRRQASTSSAIGEMGIKMEKGMDVPPVPALPAEFVGSGEGNGSSPDLSGPSTGKGLTGKGKAQGLGIGIGVSSPRIASSSSATSPRLGSGAGVMSGTIAQRRAEASAARLERTGGEIDSDMGAQHGQHGQHSHQHQQQQYHHQQHSPLSPIPVSTFHYPPEYRHPASHGHTYARTLHHYPHAEHGHLQPQAVSATQAQAQTHVENAYYYDTRSPNSQSLTAAGLGDMRHINDMNDMGEMDDLRDMREMRDIRSMGDMGDMGDMGNLGGISDMGDMGHLREMDGMDMEIGMFGSGEERVGREGERLMGIGM, from the exons ATGGAGGATCCCTATTCACCTCGCATCCGTACCCCTCATATGAATCATCTTCACCCTTCTCATCCTGCCCACCGCTCACATTCGCCGAGAACGGTATCGATAACGATGGAGGATTACATTGCGGACGATAGTGATAGAGGAGATGGATTGGATATGGGTGAAATGGGCATGGGAAGTGGTtttggagaaggagattTTGGAGAAGGAATAGGAATTGATATGGATTTTGCTG CGTCCGCTCTTACTCCCACTTTATCACAGCACTCACTCTCCCGCCCTCCGACAAGTCACAGTCTCGCCGATGCTCCTTCAAGCGGTGGTCTCAATACTTCCACTTTATCCTCCAGTGGCGGGATGAGTGGTACTATACCATCGATGGGATATAGCGCTCAGCAACATCAGCCTCGGCATCCTCAGGCCCAGCGACAACATCAGCACCACGCTCATCAGTCTCAGCCGCAACAGCACCCTCAGCAACCTCATCCCCACCCACAATCAAATCAACAAAGCCACCTACATGCACACCATCAGGCATATTCTCAGCCACATACCCACAGCCATACTGACCATGTGCAGTCCATGAATCCAAATAGTGGGATAGACATGTTCCAGTCAGAGACGGGTTtagaagatgaagaggatgaagaag ATAGTCGAGCCAAACGTCGCCGCCCAGACCCTTCCCAGCCCTTTAGCGCATCTCGCGCACCTTCTCATTCTTACTCTCATTCCCACTCTCACGACCTCGATGCCGAAAATGATAATGATAACGACCTTGACGCCTCCGACAAGGACGAACCCCAACGGCGTAAGATTAAGATTGAATACATACCTGATAAGTCCCGTCGACATATCACGTTTTCGAAGCGGAAGGCGGGTATTATGAAGAAGGCATATGAGCTGTCGATTTTGACAGGAACGCAAGTGTTGTTGCTGGTGGTATCTGAGACTGGACTAGTCTACACATTCACGACGAACAAGTTACAGCCTTTGGTGCAAAAGTCTGAAGGCAAGAATCTTATTCAA GCATGTCTCAACGCTCCTGACGGTTTCGGTCCCGATGGCGAACCTGTCGGACCGATGTCCGCTACAAAATCGAAGAACGGCGGCTTGGCGATACGACCACACAAGTTGCCAGCTGGGGCAAGCGCCGCAATGGCGAAGAGTCAGGCCTTGTCGGCCGAACAGAATGCCGCTCAGATTCAAGCCCATGCCCAAGCACAAGCTCAGGCGGCACATGCCCAGGCTCAGGCCCAAGCGCAGGCCCAAGCACAAGTTCAGGCGCAGGTGCAAATGCAGGTGTCAGCGGCAGCGCAGGCTCAGGCAAATGCTCAAGTTCAAGCTCATGCGGCGGCTCAAGCAGCTCAAGCCCAAAGACAACAAGCTCAGAGACAATCCCACGTGCAGGATCAGAACTCTCCTCCCAATCTGAACCAAGCTGAGCTTAGTCGTCGAGAACAACAATTGAAATCACTTTCTGCGCTCGGTATATCTGCGACCCCCCCAACGACTTTGTCtactcttcctccatcttcgAATTCAATATCGTCGATACCTTCTTTACCTGGGTCGGGCTCAATGGGTTCTGTAACGCATGCCTCGTCCATGGCTTCGTCCGGGAAAGGAGGTATGGGGAGGACGCCGACGCCTACCCAACTGTATACGCCTACAATGGGACATGGGTCCCTCGCTCAAGGTATTTCGACGCCTGCCACGCCTCATGCCAACAACAATATGGCTGCAAACTCCAACAAAAACAATCCAGCCAATGCCAATCACTCGGTATCCGTATCATCCCCCGTTAATCGACCAAAGAAACGTCTCCCTTCCCGTCGACGACAAGCTTCGACCTCTTCAGCAATTGGCGAGATGGGTATAAAGATGGAGAAAGGAATGGATGTACCGCCTGTACCGGCTTTACCTGCTGAGTTTGTAGGATCCGGCGAGGGGAATGGGTCTTCACCAGATCTTAGCGGACCATCTACCGGTAAAGGACTCACCGGAAAGGGGAAAGCACAGGGTTTGGGTATAGGTATAGGAGTAAGCTCCCCTAGGATTGCGAGCTCTTCCAGTGCAACGAGCCCAAGACTAGGGTCAGGGGCAGGAGTGATGAGTGGCACAATTGCACAGAGAAGAGCAGAAGCGTCGGCGGCAAGGCTGGAGAGGACGGGTGGAGAGATTGATTCAGATATGGGCGCTCAGCATGGTCAGCATGGTCAGCATAGtcatcaacatcaacaacaacagTATCATCACCAGCAACATTCGCCTTTATCCCCTATCCCAGTCTCGACATTCCATTATCCCCCTGAATACCGCCATCCCGCTTCTCATGGGCATACCTACGCCCGCACTCTTCACCATTATCCTCATGCTGAGCACGGCCATCTTCAACCTCAAGCGGTCTCTGCCACCCAAGCACAAGCTCAGACACACGTGGAGAACGCCTATTACTACGATACTCGTTCACCAAATTCGCAATCGCTGACTGCGGCTGGTTTGGGTGATATGCGCCACATAAATGACATGAACGATATGGGGGAGATGGATGATTTGCGAGACATGAGGGAGATGCGAGATA